The nucleotide window AAAAATGAATTAACTAAGATAAGGACTAGTTGTTCAATATTAGTATTATATAGTTCTAAATTACAGAAAGATAGAATGGCTGTAGGATTTCGTGCTATTGTTAATAAGACGATTAGTGGTGAAGCCAATATGAATAAAAATAAAGTAATTAGTAAGCGCCTAGAGCCTCTAGGGTTAAAAACTCATCTAAATCTATACTCTCTCGGTATAACATTTTAACTCACGAGTAATCTTTCTTCTCAGAGCTTTTAAGGTATTGCAATACTGGTCAATAGTCATTTGTCTATTAGTATTCTCCTAGAGTACCTTTTTCTCTAGCTTTTTTGAATGCGTGATTATACGAAAATACACCTAGTGGTAATAGAACTATGTCAAATATAGTTAATATTATAATAAACGGAGCAATATCGGTTATTGGGGCCCCATTTAGAAAAGCCTCTCTTAACCCCTCTAGTGCCCACGTTAACGGGATTCCATAACTTATATATCTAACGTATAGTGGGAGTACTGTAACGGGAAATACGGTCCCTCCAAGTAGGTTTGTAAAGGTGTTGAAGAAGAATGAAATTGGATTTCCTTGTTTTGTTACCATTGTAACAGCACCAGCTATCATACCTATACCTAAAGTCGATAATATCAACAATACGATAATGACTATTGCACTGACTATATTGACATTGTAGTGTATATTTAATGCAAATCCTACGGCTAAAATTATAATCGCATTTATTGTATTTAGGGTAAGACCCCAAAGTGCAGAATATAGCAAAAATCCAAACGTTCCAGTCCTTGAGATAACATAATACTCTATGGTTCCGTAAAGTTGTTCATTACGTAATCTTTGACTTATGGTTGAAATTACTGAAGATACATACCCTTGAAAAGCTAATCCTATGGTGAAAAACGCTGTATAATTACTTACTCCAACTTCGTTCACTAATCTATTTCCTAATGCAGTCCCAGTGAAATAATATGTGAAAACTGGAAGAACCCAACCTAATACTGTTAGTACTGTTTGGGTTCTGTATGATACCCATACCTTAAATCCCCTTAAATATAAGAAAGAGTAAAGTTTTCCGCTTATCCCCATCTTCCTCCCCATCCTCCTCTCCTTACAGCTTCCAACCTTGCAGAATCCTCTACATCTCCTATTAAATATATATATACGTCTTCCAATGACGGCTCTTCTTCCTTAATTACTCTATAATCCTTTAGTTCATCAAGTTCCTTTTCTGGTATTCTCAAAATATAGTAGTTCGTGGAAGTCTGCACTACATATTTACCTAATGTTAATGGGTATTCATTGACCTCTACTTCTATAACTTTGCCCAAATAATTCTTTAAATTATCTTTGTTTCCCTCGGCTATTGCTTTACCCTTCTTTAATAGTATTATCTTCTCTGCCAACTCCTCAATATCTTTCATATAATGGGAGGTAAGGAGAATAGTTTTGTCTCTGCCAATTCTTCTAACTAAATCTCTAAACATTCTAGCTGATAGTGGATCTAAACCTAAGGTAGGTTCATCTAATAGCAGAACTGGTGGATCTGTTATTAACGCCCTAGCTAATGCCAATTTTCTCTGCATCCCAGTACTAAACTTCATGTAGGGTATGTTCCCCCACTCAGACAACCCCACAATTTCTAATACTTCCTTTGCTCTTTTCCTAGCATCAGATAGGGATAAGTTTTGCAAGCTGGCGAAGAATATTAAGTTTTCTAGGGCAGTTAGTCTATAATAAAATAACCTTTCACTTACGGTGACTAAACCTATTGATTCTCTAACCTTCTTTTCCTCTTTAGTTATGCTATAACCATTAACTAACGCATCACCAGAACTAGGTATAATGAGAGTCGAAAGCATTTTAATTATTGTAGTTTTTCCTGCTCCATTTGGCCCTACTAAAGCTCCAGTAGAATTTCTCTCTATTTCAAAGGACACGTCATCTACAGCCTTTATTTCCTTATTCTTTATTTTAAAAGTCTTCGAGATGTCAATTGTTTTGATCATTAGTTAAACTATTGACAATAATACTAAAAACTTTTTGGAGAAAGCTTAAGGATTTTTCTCTCTTAGCTAACTCTCTTTAATACTAAATTAGTATTGTTGATAAGATTAATAGGGTATAAATATTAGATACTTATAATAGAAAGGTTTAAAAACTATTAGGAGAATATATCATGTATGACTAATGAGAGTATAA belongs to Saccharolobus solfataricus and includes:
- a CDS encoding ABC transporter permease, whose translation is MGISGKLYSFLYLRGFKVWVSYRTQTVLTVLGWVLPVFTYYFTGTALGNRLVNEVGVSNYTAFFTIGLAFQGYVSSVISTISQRLRNEQLYGTIEYYVISRTGTFGFLLYSALWGLTLNTINAIIILAVGFALNIHYNVNIVSAIVIIVLLILSTLGIGMIAGAVTMVTKQGNPISFFFNTFTNLLGGTVFPVTVLPLYVRYISYGIPLTWALEGLREAFLNGAPITDIAPFIIILTIFDIVLLPLGVFSYNHAFKKAREKGTLGEY
- a CDS encoding DUF4898 domain-containing protein, which gives rise to MLANSADIDNLEDFIMTVARSRDIFNLKSYSLKIISDYSKFFNIILPKDVSDILIVLPISRDDLGNTIKNELTKIRTSCSILVLYSSKLQKDRMAVGFRAIVNKTISGEANMNKNKVISKRLEPLGLKTHLNLYSLGITF
- a CDS encoding ABC transporter ATP-binding protein, producing MIKTIDISKTFKIKNKEIKAVDDVSFEIERNSTGALVGPNGAGKTTIIKMLSTLIIPSSGDALVNGYSITKEEKKVRESIGLVTVSERLFYYRLTALENLIFFASLQNLSLSDARKRAKEVLEIVGLSEWGNIPYMKFSTGMQRKLALARALITDPPVLLLDEPTLGLDPLSARMFRDLVRRIGRDKTILLTSHYMKDIEELAEKIILLKKGKAIAEGNKDNLKNYLGKVIEVEVNEYPLTLGKYVVQTSTNYYILRIPEKELDELKDYRVIKEEEPSLEDVYIYLIGDVEDSARLEAVRRGGWGGRWG